Proteins encoded together in one Halomarina salina window:
- a CDS encoding twin-arginine translocase TatA/TatE family subunit, with the protein MPSIVPLFPGIPGGIEVFVVLLIIVLLFGANKLPKLARSSGQAMGEFKKGREEMENELQEMKGDAMGTNEEEADTEESTSADTATETNQNRDTDTETA; encoded by the coding sequence ATGCCATCGATCGTACCACTGTTCCCGGGCATCCCCGGGGGCATCGAAGTGTTCGTCGTCCTGCTCATCATCGTCCTGCTGTTCGGAGCGAACAAGCTCCCGAAACTCGCCCGCTCCTCGGGACAGGCGATGGGCGAGTTCAAGAAGGGACGTGAGGAGATGGAGAACGAACTCCAGGAGATGAAAGGCGACGCAATGGGGACCAACGAGGAGGAGGCGGACACGGAGGAGTCGACCTCCGCTGACACCGCGACCGAGACGAACCAGAACCGCGACACCGACACCGAGACGGCGTAA